From one Acidobacteriota bacterium genomic stretch:
- a CDS encoding RelA/SpoT family protein, whose product MATAHPASSQTGPQPVTQNRPEGQPEIQDPTAGVEPQGVPPAVAPVGPAGSVVTAPEAGTNSSAAHLSGYAPADVKVIDEKFQRLLETVHENRPGDDLEIIRKAWEFCLRQHEGQKRASGEPYVIHPLEVGQVLAELKMDSTAIAAGLLHDAVEDTDVTSDEISKRFGEQVAHIVEGVTKLDKIKFANREDHQAENIRKMLLAMVTDVRVVIIKLADRLHNMRTLEHLKPEKQQKIARETLDIYAPLAHRLGMGKLRGELEDLAFRYTDPFAYEQVSTEVDALRGAGEEFLKKIVTRMEEKLREFKIEGRVEWRIKRLYSIQQKLQDQKIPVDQVYDLLAIRVITHTVQDCYALLGLLHSIWRPVPGRIKDFIAMPRPNLYQSLHTTLIAEGGHQFEVQIRTEDMHRVAEEGIAAHWKYKASDNVSAKDEQRLAWVRQLMEWQREMTDPNEFMSTLKIDLYPEEVYTFTPKGKVVVLPKDASPIDFAYAIHTEVGNTTTGAKVNGRIVPLRTRLKNGDIVEITTQAGHTPSRDWLSFTKSSKARNKIKHWLNEHQRLRAMEIGRKLLDREARKYKLSLNKFAAADYDKVAGEYGLTSEAELLAGIGFGKYSSRQVLNKLEPGSTMAAEPAPAEHGVVGNTIGQMSEAVKRVFFGKGSESLQVEGQDDLLVYRARCCNPIRGEEIIGYVTRGKGVAVHARSCPNVQNLLYESDRRIQVEWAPMPSEPGAVKAQTYPVKLTIACDDRAGMLKEFTAIISEDGTNIRSMDTKAESDGSALVDFVVETMDVRHLNRLVERLRRVPGVREVHRVQKI is encoded by the coding sequence ATGGCAACCGCTCATCCGGCCTCTTCGCAGACCGGTCCGCAGCCTGTGACGCAGAATCGACCTGAAGGCCAGCCGGAGATTCAAGATCCAACAGCAGGTGTCGAGCCCCAGGGGGTTCCGCCAGCCGTGGCTCCGGTGGGGCCGGCGGGTTCGGTTGTTACTGCGCCTGAAGCGGGTACGAACTCCTCGGCGGCGCACCTGAGCGGGTATGCGCCGGCAGATGTGAAGGTCATCGACGAAAAATTTCAGCGGCTGCTGGAGACGGTGCATGAGAACCGGCCGGGGGATGATCTGGAGATCATTCGCAAGGCGTGGGAGTTTTGCCTGCGGCAGCACGAGGGGCAAAAGCGCGCGTCGGGCGAGCCGTATGTGATCCATCCGCTGGAGGTGGGGCAGGTTCTGGCGGAGCTGAAGATGGACTCGACGGCGATCGCGGCGGGGCTGCTGCACGATGCGGTCGAGGACACGGACGTGACCTCGGACGAGATCTCGAAGCGCTTCGGCGAGCAGGTGGCGCACATCGTCGAAGGCGTGACGAAGCTGGACAAGATCAAGTTCGCCAACCGGGAGGACCACCAGGCGGAGAACATCCGCAAGATGCTGCTGGCGATGGTGACGGACGTTCGCGTGGTGATCATCAAACTCGCGGACCGGCTGCACAACATGCGCACGCTCGAGCACCTGAAGCCGGAGAAGCAGCAGAAGATCGCGCGGGAGACGCTGGACATCTACGCTCCGCTGGCGCACCGGCTGGGCATGGGCAAGCTGCGCGGCGAGTTGGAAGACCTGGCGTTCCGCTACACCGATCCGTTCGCGTATGAGCAGGTGTCGACCGAGGTGGATGCGCTGCGCGGCGCGGGCGAAGAGTTCCTGAAGAAGATCGTCACGCGCATGGAAGAGAAGCTGCGCGAGTTCAAGATCGAGGGGAGAGTGGAGTGGCGCATCAAGCGGCTCTACTCGATCCAACAGAAGTTACAGGACCAGAAGATTCCGGTCGACCAGGTGTACGACCTGCTGGCGATCCGCGTGATCACGCACACGGTGCAGGACTGTTATGCGCTGCTGGGTCTGCTGCACTCGATCTGGCGGCCGGTGCCGGGGCGGATCAAGGACTTCATCGCGATGCCGCGGCCGAACCTTTATCAGTCGCTGCACACGACGCTGATCGCGGAGGGCGGGCACCAGTTCGAGGTGCAGATCCGCACGGAGGACATGCACCGCGTGGCCGAAGAAGGCATTGCGGCGCACTGGAAGTACAAGGCGAGCGACAACGTCAGCGCCAAGGATGAGCAGCGCCTCGCGTGGGTGCGGCAGCTGATGGAGTGGCAGCGGGAGATGACCGACCCCAATGAGTTCATGTCGACCTTGAAGATCGACCTGTACCCGGAGGAGGTCTACACGTTTACGCCGAAGGGCAAGGTTGTCGTGCTGCCGAAGGACGCGAGTCCTATCGACTTCGCGTATGCGATCCACACCGAGGTCGGCAATACGACGACGGGCGCGAAGGTGAATGGGCGCATCGTGCCGCTGCGCACGAGGTTGAAAAACGGCGACATCGTGGAGATCACGACGCAGGCCGGGCATACGCCGAGCCGGGACTGGCTGAGTTTTACGAAGAGCTCGAAGGCGCGCAACAAGATCAAGCACTGGCTGAACGAGCACCAGCGGCTGAGGGCGATGGAGATCGGCCGGAAGCTGCTGGATCGCGAGGCGCGCAAGTACAAGCTGTCGCTGAACAAGTTCGCGGCGGCGGACTACGACAAGGTGGCCGGGGAGTACGGCCTGACGAGCGAGGCGGAGCTGCTGGCGGGGATCGGCTTCGGGAAGTATTCGTCGCGGCAGGTGCTGAACAAGCTGGAGCCGGGGTCGACGATGGCGGCGGAGCCTGCTCCGGCGGAGCACGGCGTGGTGGGCAACACGATCGGGCAGATGTCGGAGGCGGTGAAGCGCGTCTTCTTCGGCAAGGGCTCGGAGTCGCTTCAGGTGGAGGGGCAGGACGACCTGCTGGTGTATCGCGCGCGATGTTGCAACCCGATTCGCGGCGAGGAGATCATCGGCTACGTGACGCGCGGCAAGGGCGTGGCGGTGCATGCGCGAAGCTGTCCCAATGTGCAGAACCTGCTGTATGAGTCGGACCGGCGCATCCAGGTGGAGTGGGCGCCGATGCCTTCGGAGCCCGGCGCGGTGAAGGCGCAGACGTACCCGGTGAAGCTGACGATCGCCTGCGATGACCGCGCGGGAATGCTGAAGGAGTTCACGGCGATTATCTCCGAGGACGGCACGAACATCCGCAGCATGGACACGAAGGCGGAGTCCGACGGATCGGCGTTGGTCGACTTTGTGGTTGAGACGATGGACGTGAGGCACCTGAACCGGCTCGTCGAGCGCCTCCGTCGCGTCCCCGGCGTACGCGAGGTTCATCGCGTGCAGAAGATATGA
- a CDS encoding glycosyltransferase produces the protein MTAPRVAYLPDSFHEVNGVAHTSRNFVAYAQRHNLPFLCIRAGSRSTPFERAGEMRTLELRRSRASIHMEKDLDFDSLFFRHAHAIRRELKRFRPDIIHITGPSELGIFGAYFAWELGVPLVASWHTNVHEYAARRMGWITGHLARRYGDAVSRKVEDGSLWAVSRFYSLARVLYAPNDELCRMLEQTTHRVCHLMQRGVDTAQFSPSHRTRHADDGTPILGYVGRLSVEKNVALLAQIERELLARGIAKFRFVIVGHGAEEASLRAALKQAEFPGVLRGADLSRAYADMDILVFPSHTDTFGNVVLEALASGVPAVVTTGGGPKYIVRDQQTGFVAPDAGFATAIATLANDPARLAQMRAAAREYALACSWDAVFTRVYEGYLEALPSGQFAAPTTA, from the coding sequence ATGACCGCGCCGCGCGTTGCGTATCTGCCAGACTCCTTCCACGAGGTCAACGGCGTCGCGCACACCTCGCGCAACTTCGTGGCATACGCCCAGCGCCACAACCTTCCCTTCCTCTGCATACGCGCGGGCTCACGCTCCACGCCCTTCGAGCGGGCCGGCGAGATGCGCACGCTGGAGCTGCGCCGCTCGCGCGCTTCGATTCACATGGAGAAGGACCTCGACTTCGACTCGCTCTTCTTCCGCCACGCGCACGCGATTCGCCGCGAGCTGAAGCGCTTTCGTCCCGACATCATTCACATCACCGGCCCCAGCGAGCTGGGAATCTTCGGCGCGTACTTCGCATGGGAGCTTGGCGTTCCGCTCGTTGCTTCATGGCACACCAACGTGCACGAGTACGCGGCGCGGCGCATGGGTTGGATCACAGGCCATCTCGCGCGACGCTACGGCGATGCCGTCTCGCGGAAGGTGGAGGATGGATCGCTGTGGGCCGTGTCGCGGTTCTACTCGCTCGCCCGCGTGCTCTACGCTCCCAACGACGAGCTGTGCCGCATGTTGGAGCAGACGACGCATCGCGTCTGCCACCTGATGCAGCGCGGCGTCGACACGGCGCAGTTCTCGCCCTCGCATCGCACACGTCATGCAGACGACGGCACGCCCATCCTCGGCTACGTCGGCCGTCTCTCGGTTGAGAAGAATGTCGCCCTGCTCGCGCAGATTGAGCGCGAGCTGCTTGCACGAGGCATTGCGAAGTTTCGCTTCGTCATCGTCGGGCATGGCGCTGAAGAGGCTTCGCTTCGGGCCGCACTGAAACAGGCCGAGTTCCCCGGCGTCCTGCGCGGGGCCGATCTCTCCCGCGCCTACGCCGACATGGACATCCTCGTCTTCCCGTCGCACACCGACACCTTCGGCAATGTCGTGCTCGAAGCGCTGGCGAGCGGCGTGCCGGCTGTCGTCACCACCGGAGGCGGCCCCAAGTACATCGTCCGCGACCAGCAGACCGGCTTCGTAGCTCCCGATGCAGGCTTCGCCACCGCCATCGCCACGCTCGCCAACGACCCTGCGCGACTCGCGCAGATGCGCGCGGCTGCGCGTGAGTACGCGCTCGCCTGTAGCTGGGACGCGGTCTTCACCCGTGTCTACGAGGGCTATCTCGAGGCCTTGCCCTCCGGACAGTTTGCCGCGCCAACAACCGCATGA
- a CDS encoding D-alanine--D-alanine ligase produces MKKKLRIGILFGGRSGEHEVSLLSAASILKAIDRAKYDVVPIGITREGRWVTSHDAQALLTGRSAPENPLLAGDPEATPTAAVIRRGEAIIVPPVPAESLQPLELSASTELALHRPTLDIDVVFPVLHGTFGEDGTIQGLFELADIAYVGSGVLGSAAGMDKDAMKKLFSAAGLPQTPYLSMLRSEWRADAKKATKKIEAALKYPLFVKPANLGSSVGISKVHDRSELAPAMDLAASFDRKLVIEQGVGGPGAKPRELEVAVLGNDAPEASVVGEIVPGAEFYDYEAKYLSDASVPIIPAKLTAAESKQIRQMAIEAFKACDCAGLARVDFLMEPVKKGAKKKPRIYLNEINTLPGFTSISMYPKLWAASGLPYKKLIDRLIQLAIERHKEKQQTSFTRS; encoded by the coding sequence ATGAAGAAGAAACTACGCATCGGGATTCTGTTTGGCGGCCGCTCCGGCGAGCACGAGGTTTCGCTCCTCTCTGCCGCCTCCATCCTCAAGGCCATCGACCGCGCGAAGTACGACGTCGTGCCCATCGGTATCACGCGCGAAGGACGCTGGGTCACCTCGCACGACGCGCAGGCGCTGCTGACAGGCAGGTCCGCGCCGGAGAACCCGCTGCTCGCAGGCGACCCCGAAGCCACACCGACCGCCGCCGTCATTCGCCGCGGCGAGGCGATCATCGTGCCGCCCGTTCCTGCTGAATCTTTGCAGCCGCTTGAGCTCTCCGCGTCGACCGAGCTTGCGCTGCACCGGCCCACGCTCGACATCGACGTTGTCTTTCCCGTGCTTCACGGCACCTTCGGCGAAGACGGCACCATCCAGGGGTTGTTTGAACTTGCCGACATTGCCTACGTGGGCTCGGGCGTCCTTGGCTCCGCGGCCGGTATGGACAAGGATGCAATGAAGAAGCTCTTCTCTGCCGCCGGTTTGCCGCAGACGCCCTACCTTTCGATGCTGCGCTCGGAGTGGCGCGCCGATGCGAAGAAGGCGACGAAGAAGATCGAAGCGGCGCTGAAGTATCCGCTGTTCGTGAAGCCCGCGAACCTCGGCTCCTCCGTCGGCATCAGCAAGGTGCACGACCGCAGCGAGCTTGCACCCGCGATGGACCTCGCTGCCAGCTTCGACCGCAAGCTCGTCATCGAGCAAGGCGTCGGCGGTCCGGGAGCCAAGCCGCGCGAGCTCGAGGTCGCCGTCCTCGGCAACGATGCGCCCGAGGCAAGCGTCGTCGGCGAGATCGTCCCCGGGGCCGAGTTCTACGACTACGAGGCCAAGTACCTCTCCGACGCCAGCGTTCCCATCATCCCGGCAAAACTCACCGCCGCCGAATCGAAGCAGATTCGCCAGATGGCCATCGAGGCCTTCAAGGCCTGCGACTGCGCCGGGCTCGCCCGCGTCGACTTCCTGATGGAGCCGGTGAAGAAGGGCGCAAAGAAAAAGCCGCGCATCTACCTGAACGAGATCAACACGCTCCCCGGTTTCACCTCGATCAGCATGTACCCCAAGCTCTGGGCCGCAAGCGGGCTGCCATACAAGAAGCTCATCGACCGGCTCATCCAGCTCGCCATCGAGCGCCACAAGGAGAAGCAGCAGACATCTTTCACGCGCAGCTAG
- a CDS encoding thioredoxin domain-containing protein, protein MKRSISALVLALAIPASAQIAMPSAGATAFKDTSAFRPPNGARVAIIEFEDLECPLCAQVSPMVHDAMNRHHIPRVHYDFIIPGHMWSRSAAIYARYLEDTVSLQSAEGYRKDVFANQRLISSQDDLQQFTRRWFQTHGRPMPFMIDPTGRCAKEVEADCALARRIGIAHTPTLIVATAKRWIEVTDPNQLYAAIDRAEAETNSPARRN, encoded by the coding sequence ATGAAGCGATCGATCTCAGCCTTGGTCCTTGCTTTGGCCATTCCGGCCAGCGCGCAAATAGCGATGCCATCGGCAGGTGCAACGGCATTCAAAGACACTTCTGCATTCAGGCCACCGAATGGCGCAAGGGTAGCCATCATTGAGTTCGAGGACCTGGAGTGTCCCTTGTGCGCTCAAGTTTCTCCAATGGTTCACGATGCGATGAACCGCCATCACATTCCGCGAGTTCATTACGACTTCATTATTCCCGGACATATGTGGTCTCGCAGCGCAGCCATCTACGCACGCTATCTTGAGGACACCGTCTCTCTTCAGTCTGCCGAGGGCTATCGCAAAGACGTGTTCGCGAACCAGCGACTGATCTCGAGTCAAGACGATCTGCAACAGTTCACCAGAAGATGGTTTCAAACGCATGGCCGTCCGATGCCATTCATGATTGATCCGACGGGCAGGTGCGCGAAAGAGGTGGAAGCAGACTGCGCTCTCGCAAGAAGGATCGGCATAGCGCACACTCCCACTCTCATCGTCGCAACGGCGAAGCGATGGATCGAGGTGACAGACCCAAATCAGCTCTATGCTGCGATCGACCGCGCAGAAGCAGAGACGAATTCGCCCGCCAGGCGAAACTGA
- a CDS encoding VOC family protein, with amino-acid sequence MSANKIAHLELPSVDVAALKKFYSSLFGWTFQDYCPNYVALEDAGLDGGFNADSSHNTKAPLAIVETSDLEAMEKKVREAGGTITLPIFAYPGGRRFHFRDPQGNELAVMQSSH; translated from the coding sequence ATGTCAGCAAACAAGATTGCCCATCTCGAACTTCCGTCCGTCGACGTAGCAGCTTTGAAGAAGTTCTATTCTTCCCTCTTCGGCTGGACCTTTCAGGACTACTGCCCCAACTACGTCGCCCTTGAAGATGCCGGCCTCGATGGCGGATTCAACGCCGACTCCAGCCACAACACCAAAGCGCCCCTGGCCATCGTCGAAACCAGCGACCTCGAAGCAATGGAGAAGAAGGTCAGGGAGGCTGGAGGCACGATCACTCTGCCGATCTTCGCTTACCCCGGTGGACGCCGCTTCCACTTTCGCGATCCGCAAGGAAACGAGCTCGCAGTGATGCAAAGCAGCCATTAA
- a CDS encoding threonine ammonia-lyase gives MSATETKSEVSISLADVVAARERLRGAIYYSPCAHSQMLSAVTGQQVYLKLENLQMTGAFKERGALNRLALLTPEQAARGVVAASAGNHAQGVAYHATKRGIRSIIVMPLQTPLVKVTATRGFGAEVVLHGANYDEAYEEARRICAAEEMTFIHPFDDPAVMAGQGTIGLELMEQVPDLEAVVVPIGGGGLIGGIGCAVKETNPKIKVVGVQTSRLPSMARAVEQHQPVTIPAATTIADGIAVRRSGEVTLPVVERYVDEIVTVDEDEIASAILMLLEREKTLAEGAGAAGLAALLQKRTSLDGARTAVVVGGGNIDVTLLSRIIERGLVQDGRMIRLRITLLDKPGALSELTKLIAEHRVNIVDTLYNRAYYGVNLGNTTIDITLETRGREQVEELLAALNEGGFEHSRVV, from the coding sequence GTGTCTGCGACTGAGACGAAGAGCGAAGTGAGCATCAGCCTGGCGGACGTGGTCGCAGCGCGCGAGCGGCTGCGTGGCGCAATCTACTACTCGCCGTGCGCGCACTCGCAGATGCTCTCCGCCGTTACGGGGCAGCAGGTCTACCTGAAGCTCGAGAACCTCCAGATGACGGGCGCGTTCAAGGAGCGCGGCGCGCTGAACCGCCTCGCCCTGCTGACGCCGGAGCAGGCTGCGCGCGGCGTCGTGGCGGCGAGCGCAGGCAACCATGCGCAGGGCGTGGCCTATCACGCGACCAAGCGCGGCATCCGCTCCATCATCGTGATGCCGCTCCAGACGCCGCTGGTGAAGGTGACGGCGACGCGCGGCTTTGGCGCGGAGGTGGTGCTGCACGGCGCCAACTACGACGAGGCCTACGAAGAGGCGCGCCGCATCTGCGCCGCCGAGGAGATGACCTTCATTCATCCCTTCGACGATCCGGCGGTGATGGCCGGGCAGGGCACCATCGGCCTGGAGCTGATGGAGCAGGTGCCGGATCTCGAAGCGGTCGTCGTCCCCATCGGCGGCGGCGGTCTGATCGGCGGCATCGGCTGCGCGGTGAAGGAGACGAACCCGAAGATCAAGGTCGTCGGCGTGCAGACCTCGCGGCTGCCTTCGATGGCGCGCGCGGTGGAGCAGCATCAGCCGGTGACGATCCCGGCGGCAACGACCATCGCCGACGGCATCGCGGTACGGCGCTCGGGCGAGGTGACGCTGCCGGTCGTCGAGCGCTACGTCGACGAGATCGTCACGGTGGACGAGGACGAGATCGCCTCGGCCATCCTCATGCTGCTGGAGCGCGAGAAGACGCTGGCTGAGGGTGCGGGCGCGGCTGGTCTTGCGGCGCTGCTGCAGAAACGAACGTCGCTCGACGGCGCGCGCACGGCGGTTGTGGTGGGCGGAGGCAACATCGACGTCACGCTGCTGAGCCGCATCATCGAGCGCGGTTTGGTGCAGGACGGACGCATGATCCGCCTGCGCATCACGCTGCTCGACAAGCCCGGCGCACTGTCGGAGCTGACAAAGCTGATCGCCGAGCATCGCGTGAACATCGTCGACACGCTCTACAACCGCGCCTACTACGGCGTGAACCTGGGCAATACGACGATCGACATTACGCTCGAGACGCGCGGGCGCGAACAGGTGGAAGAGCTGCTCGCGGCGTTGAATGAGGGCGGCTTCGAGCACAGCCGCGTAGTGTAG
- a CDS encoding prephenate dehydrogenase/arogenate dehydrogenase family protein gives MIERVLIIGTGLIGASVGLALRAAGFTGRIDGWDVSSLELRAAVAVGALDGAAGNDWGALELARQADVIVLAVPVLAIKDWMQRLAPVTGAGQLITDVGSTKLEIVELAATLFGGKDQAVFLPGHPMAGKESGGAMLAEGTLFNNAMWLFTPCNNQTTPIEKDWRMWVGLFGTRSLDMDAARHDEMCAWVSHLPQMLSTALAALLEERFGDAPEIAAIGGRALRETTRLGASPYSMWRDVAMTNTAPIADTLLALEQRLTHVRENLRTPGLREEFELANKFRVRRS, from the coding sequence GTGATCGAGCGTGTCCTCATCATCGGAACAGGGCTGATCGGAGCATCGGTCGGCCTCGCCCTGCGCGCGGCGGGCTTTACCGGCCGCATCGACGGGTGGGACGTTAGCTCGCTGGAGCTGCGCGCCGCGGTTGCCGTGGGCGCGCTCGACGGCGCGGCGGGCAACGACTGGGGCGCTCTGGAGCTGGCGCGGCAGGCCGACGTGATTGTGCTCGCCGTGCCTGTACTGGCAATCAAAGACTGGATGCAGCGGCTCGCTCCTGTCACCGGCGCGGGCCAACTGATCACCGACGTGGGCAGCACGAAGCTCGAGATCGTGGAGCTTGCAGCGACGCTCTTTGGCGGCAAGGACCAGGCGGTCTTCCTTCCTGGCCACCCGATGGCGGGCAAGGAGAGCGGCGGCGCGATGCTGGCCGAGGGCACGCTGTTCAACAACGCGATGTGGCTCTTCACGCCGTGCAACAACCAGACAACGCCGATTGAGAAGGACTGGCGCATGTGGGTTGGCCTCTTCGGCACGCGCTCGCTCGACATGGACGCCGCACGGCACGACGAGATGTGCGCCTGGGTCAGTCATCTTCCGCAGATGCTTTCGACGGCGCTGGCCGCGCTGCTCGAAGAGCGCTTCGGCGACGCTCCGGAGATCGCCGCCATCGGCGGGCGCGCGTTGCGCGAGACGACGCGGCTGGGAGCAAGTCCCTACAGCATGTGGCGCGATGTGGCGATGACGAACACAGCGCCGATTGCAGATACATTGCTCGCGTTGGAGCAGCGCCTGACGCACGTTCGCGAGAACCTGCGCACGCCGGGTCTGCGCGAAGAGTTTGAGCTGGCGAACAAGTTCCGTGTGCGGCGGTCGTAG
- the aroF gene encoding 3-deoxy-7-phosphoheptulonate synthase, giving the protein MIVAMLGEATEENIQTVIERMVELGFNVHRTTGAAQTILAGVGKPDHFEVAEFKVLAGVHDAYRISSPYKLAGRNFRPEGTKITFSNGVVVGGNEIVVMAGPCSVESREQILLSAKQVAAAGCQFLRGGAYKPRSSPYSFQGMGVEGLKLLREVADETGLLVITEVMEISQIETMLPYIDCFQIGARNMQNFNLLRELGHVRKPCLLKRGIAATIEEVLLSAEYILSGGNYDLMLCERGIRTYETATRNTMDISAIPVLKKLTHLPVLGDPSHGVGIRDFVPPMALAAVAAGADGLLMEMHPNPDKAMSDGAQSMYPEQLEKLVKQLGQLAPVVGRSVASAVPVA; this is encoded by the coding sequence ATGATCGTAGCCATGTTGGGCGAAGCAACCGAAGAAAATATTCAAACCGTCATCGAGCGGATGGTCGAGCTCGGGTTCAACGTTCACCGCACAACGGGCGCAGCACAGACGATTCTGGCGGGTGTGGGCAAGCCGGACCACTTCGAGGTAGCCGAGTTCAAAGTGCTTGCCGGCGTGCACGATGCGTATCGCATCTCATCGCCTTACAAGCTGGCCGGCCGCAACTTCCGCCCCGAGGGGACGAAGATCACATTCTCCAACGGCGTCGTGGTCGGCGGCAACGAGATCGTCGTGATGGCGGGACCCTGTTCGGTGGAGTCGCGCGAGCAGATTCTGCTGAGCGCGAAGCAGGTTGCCGCCGCGGGATGCCAGTTTCTGCGTGGCGGAGCATACAAGCCACGCAGCTCGCCGTACAGCTTCCAGGGCATGGGCGTCGAGGGCCTGAAGCTGCTGCGCGAGGTGGCCGACGAGACGGGCCTGCTGGTGATCACCGAGGTCATGGAGATCTCGCAGATCGAAACGATGCTGCCGTACATCGACTGCTTCCAGATCGGCGCGCGCAACATGCAGAACTTCAACCTGCTGCGCGAGCTGGGCCATGTGCGCAAGCCCTGCCTGCTGAAGCGCGGCATCGCGGCGACGATCGAAGAGGTTCTGCTGTCGGCCGAGTACATTCTCTCGGGCGGCAACTACGACCTGATGCTGTGCGAGCGCGGCATTCGCACCTACGAGACGGCGACGCGCAACACGATGGACATCTCGGCGATCCCGGTGCTGAAGAAGCTGACGCACCTGCCGGTGCTGGGCGATCCGTCGCACGGCGTGGGTATCCGCGACTTCGTTCCTCCCATGGCACTAGCCGCCGTGGCCGCGGGCGCCGACGGACTGCTGATGGAGATGCACCCGAACCCGGACAAGGCGATGAGCGACGGCGCGCAGAGCATGTATCCGGAGCAGCTTGAGAAGCTGGTGAAGCAGCTCGGACAGCTTGCGCCGGTGGTTGGGCGCAGCGTGGCGAGCGCGGTGCCGGTGGCATAG
- the pheA gene encoding chorismate mutase: MEISDWRNKIDGLDEQIVRLINERAEAAQAIGKLKQGAGLPVYEPKREEAVFERVRKANAGPLSDTEVVDIYQRIIDVMRALQKKDP; encoded by the coding sequence ATGGAGATCTCTGACTGGCGGAACAAGATCGACGGGCTCGATGAGCAGATCGTTCGCCTTATCAACGAGCGTGCCGAGGCGGCGCAGGCGATCGGAAAGCTCAAGCAAGGCGCAGGTCTGCCGGTCTACGAACCGAAGCGCGAAGAGGCGGTCTTTGAGCGTGTGCGCAAGGCGAACGCGGGGCCGCTCTCCGACACGGAGGTGGTCGACATCTATCAGCGCATTATCGATGTGATGCGGGCGCTGCAGAAGAAGGACCCATAG
- a CDS encoding tryptophan synthase subunit alpha: MAINFPKKPGLVIYLTAGDPDLATTRDIAIAAIDNGADVIELGVPFSDPLADGPVIQRASERAVAKGTRLTDVLGIAKEIRVARPEAGLILFSYLNPVMRMGMKEFAAKAAGAGADGVLLTDMIVEEAGEYLEAMQANKLAPVFLAAPTSPDVRLKAIAENSKGFVYAISRVGITGTQSSLTSDASQVVTRLKQFTDLPIAVGFGVSNAEHVKAVGEFADAAVIGSAIVQLIEKTAPQEAAAAVGKFVAGLRA; encoded by the coding sequence ATGGCAATAAATTTTCCAAAGAAGCCTGGCCTCGTTATTTATCTCACTGCTGGTGATCCAGATCTTGCGACTACTCGCGATATTGCGATTGCCGCGATTGACAATGGCGCGGATGTGATTGAGCTGGGTGTGCCGTTCAGCGATCCGCTGGCTGATGGGCCGGTGATTCAGCGGGCGAGTGAGCGTGCAGTAGCGAAGGGTACGCGGCTTACCGATGTGCTGGGGATTGCGAAGGAGATTCGCGTGGCTCGGCCTGAGGCGGGGTTGATTCTGTTCAGCTATCTGAATCCTGTGATGCGGATGGGGATGAAGGAGTTCGCGGCGAAGGCGGCGGGGGCGGGCGCGGATGGCGTACTGCTGACGGACATGATCGTCGAAGAGGCGGGCGAGTATCTGGAGGCGATGCAGGCGAACAAGCTTGCGCCGGTGTTTCTGGCGGCTCCTACCTCGCCGGATGTGCGTCTGAAGGCGATTGCGGAGAACTCGAAGGGGTTTGTGTATGCGATCTCGCGTGTGGGGATTACAGGTACGCAGTCGAGTCTGACGAGCGATGCCTCGCAGGTGGTGACGCGGTTGAAGCAGTTTACCGACCTGCCGATCGCCGTGGGGTTTGGCGTGTCGAACGCGGAGCATGTGAAGGCCGTAGGTGAGTTTGCGGATGCGGCGGTGATCGGTTCGGCGATTGTGCAGTTGATCGAGAAGACCGCGCCTCAAGAAGCAGCGGCGGCGGTTGGGAAGTTTGTCGCGGGGTTGAGGGCATGA